A DNA window from Labrys wisconsinensis contains the following coding sequences:
- the dnaQ gene encoding DNA polymerase III subunit epsilon — protein MREIILDTETTGLDPNEGHRLVEIGCVEMVDRVPTGATWHKYFNPERDMPQEAFAVHGLSEEFLKDKPLFASLAEEFVAFVGEARLVIHNAGFDMRFLNAELARVKKAPLPMDRVVDTLAMARRKHPGARVSLDELCQRYGIDNSKRVKHGALLDAEILAEVYIELTGGRQTALGLTAAVIGAAETALAANLLRARPAPLASRLTAGEIAAHEAFIAGLGGEVIWKRYLPEAS, from the coding sequence ATGCGCGAGATCATTCTCGATACCGAAACCACCGGGCTCGATCCCAACGAGGGCCATCGCCTGGTCGAGATCGGCTGCGTCGAGATGGTCGACCGGGTGCCGACCGGCGCGACCTGGCACAAATATTTCAACCCCGAACGCGACATGCCGCAGGAAGCCTTCGCGGTTCACGGCCTGTCCGAGGAGTTCCTCAAGGACAAGCCGCTGTTCGCGAGTCTCGCCGAGGAGTTCGTCGCCTTCGTCGGCGAAGCCAGGCTGGTGATCCACAATGCCGGCTTCGACATGCGCTTCCTCAACGCGGAGCTCGCGCGGGTGAAGAAGGCGCCGCTGCCGATGGATCGGGTGGTCGACACCCTCGCCATGGCCCGGCGCAAGCATCCCGGCGCCCGCGTCTCCCTGGACGAGCTCTGCCAGCGCTACGGCATCGACAATTCCAAGCGCGTGAAGCACGGCGCCCTTCTCGACGCCGAGATCCTGGCCGAGGTCTATATCGAGCTCACCGGCGGGCGCCAGACCGCGCTCGGCCTCACCGCCGCCGTCATCGGCGCGGCCGAGACCGCCCTCGCCGCCAATCTGCTGCGTGCCCGGCCGGCGCCGCTGGCGTCGCGCCTCACGGCCGGGGAGATCGCGGCCCACGAGGCCTTCATCGCCGGCCTCGGCGGCGAGGTGATCTGGAAGCGCTACCTGCCGGAGGCCTCCTGA
- the hemE gene encoding uroporphyrinogen decarboxylase: MQKPLLRVLNGETLAVPPVWMMRQAGRYLPEYREVRAKAGSFLELCYTPDLAAEVTLQPIRRFGFDAAILFSDILVVPDALGQAVRFEEGEGPRLNPIPDARGLRRLHERIDLDRLGPVFETIRRVKGELPGDVALLGFCGAPWTVATYMVAGRGTPDQAPARLWAYRDPDGFEELIDRLVDASCAYLGAQIEAGVDAVQIFDSWAGTLAPDEFRRWAMDPVARIVAYLREHHPQAGIIGFPRGAGTLYETYARHVGVDAIGLDWSVDWAWAGQVLQPVKPVQGNLDPLVLVAGGPALDAAVDGILAGLGKGPLIFNLGHGITPETPIAHVERMLARVRKAR; encoded by the coding sequence ATGCAAAAGCCGCTTCTTCGCGTTCTCAACGGCGAGACGCTCGCCGTTCCTCCGGTCTGGATGATGCGGCAGGCCGGCCGCTATCTGCCGGAATACCGCGAGGTGCGGGCGAAGGCAGGCAGCTTCCTGGAGCTGTGCTACACGCCCGACCTGGCGGCAGAGGTGACCCTGCAGCCGATCCGGCGCTTCGGCTTCGACGCCGCCATCCTGTTCTCCGATATCCTGGTGGTGCCGGATGCGCTCGGCCAAGCCGTGCGTTTCGAGGAGGGCGAGGGGCCGCGGCTCAACCCGATCCCGGACGCGCGCGGCCTGCGGCGCCTGCACGAGCGCATCGACCTCGACCGGCTCGGGCCGGTGTTCGAGACCATCCGCCGGGTCAAGGGCGAGCTGCCCGGCGACGTGGCGCTGCTCGGCTTCTGCGGCGCGCCCTGGACCGTGGCGACCTACATGGTCGCCGGCAGGGGCACGCCGGACCAGGCGCCGGCCCGGCTCTGGGCCTATCGCGATCCCGACGGGTTCGAAGAGCTGATCGATCGTCTGGTGGACGCCTCCTGCGCCTATCTCGGCGCGCAGATCGAGGCGGGCGTCGATGCCGTGCAGATCTTCGACAGCTGGGCCGGGACGCTGGCGCCGGACGAGTTCCGCCGCTGGGCCATGGACCCGGTCGCCCGGATCGTCGCCTATCTCCGGGAGCATCATCCGCAGGCCGGGATCATCGGCTTTCCCCGCGGTGCCGGAACCTTGTACGAGACCTATGCCCGCCATGTCGGCGTCGACGCGATCGGGCTGGACTGGTCGGTGGACTGGGCCTGGGCAGGACAGGTCCTGCAGCCGGTGAAGCCGGTGCAGGGCAATCTCGACCCGCTGGTGCTGGTGGCCGGGGGCCCCGCGCTCGACGCGGCCGTCGACGGCATCCTGGCCGGGCTCGGCAAGGGGCCGTTGATTTTCAACCTCGGCCACGGCATCACGCCTGAGACGCCGATCGCCCATGTGGAACGCATGCTGGCCCGGGTTCGCAAGGCACGGTAG
- the hemJ gene encoding protoporphyrinogen oxidase HemJ → MEYGSPGYDWLKAAHIIAVIAWMAGMLYLPRLFVYHADTVPGSVQSETFKVMERRLLKAIITPAMIATWILGLLLAWKSGFYAAPWLHAKFALVLVLSGLHGFFARTVRSFAEDRNQRPARFYRILNEVPTLVMILIVILVVVKPF, encoded by the coding sequence ATGGAGTATGGCAGCCCCGGCTACGACTGGCTCAAGGCGGCGCATATCATCGCCGTGATCGCCTGGATGGCGGGCATGCTCTACCTGCCGCGCCTGTTCGTCTACCACGCCGACACGGTGCCGGGCTCGGTGCAGAGCGAGACCTTCAAGGTGATGGAACGGCGCCTGCTCAAGGCGATCATCACCCCGGCGATGATCGCCACCTGGATCCTCGGGCTGCTGCTGGCCTGGAAATCGGGCTTCTATGCCGCGCCCTGGCTGCACGCCAAATTCGCGCTGGTGCTGGTGCTCAGCGGCTTGCACGGCTTCTTCGCCCGCACCGTCCGGTCCTTCGCCGAGGATCGCAACCAGCGTCCGGCGCGGTTCTATCGCATCCTCAACGAGGTGCCGACGCTGGTGATGATCCTGATCGTCATCCTGGTGGTGGTGAAGCCGTTCTGA
- the secB gene encoding protein-export chaperone SecB, translating to MATGPQPTNGNGDTRKEVQQSINVLAQYIKDLSFENPNAPRSLGTQQGSPQITLTVNVNGRPLSPTDFEVELSIEGGAGEGAGTLFKFELVYGSVVRLAGISPDDAHAVIMIEGPRLMFPFARQIIADATRNGGFPPLMIDPIDFVALYRNRMAQLQQQPSGQA from the coding sequence ATGGCGACCGGACCCCAGCCCACGAATGGCAACGGCGACACCCGCAAGGAGGTGCAGCAGTCCATCAACGTGCTGGCGCAGTACATCAAGGACCTCTCCTTCGAGAATCCCAACGCGCCGCGCTCGCTCGGCACCCAGCAGGGCTCGCCGCAGATCACGCTGACCGTCAACGTCAACGGCCGGCCGCTGAGCCCGACCGATTTCGAGGTCGAGCTGTCGATCGAGGGCGGGGCGGGCGAGGGCGCCGGCACGCTGTTCAAGTTCGAGCTGGTCTACGGCTCGGTGGTCCGCCTCGCCGGCATCTCGCCGGATGATGCCCATGCCGTGATCATGATCGAGGGCCCGCGGCTGATGTTCCCCTTCGCCCGCCAGATCATCGCGGACGCCACCCGCAACGGCGGCTTCCCGCCGCTGATGATCGACCCGATCGACTTCGTCGCGCTCTACCGCAACCGCATGGCCCAGCTCCAGCAGCAGCCCAGCGGCCAGGCCTGA
- the coaE gene encoding dephospho-CoA kinase (Dephospho-CoA kinase (CoaE) performs the final step in coenzyme A biosynthesis.) translates to MSFILGLTGSIGMGKSATAAMFRGRGVPVHDADATVHALYAGAAVAPVEAAFPGVTAAGRIDRDRLAARVVGDAVAMRRLEAIVHPLVRTAEAAFLAAHQAAPLVVLDIPLLFETGGERRCHAVAVVSAPAAVQRARVLARPGMTAERFERLLARQLPDAEKRCRAHAVIDTSRGFAAAQAQVDDLVRALAGRAPPPLPRGAEAA, encoded by the coding sequence ATGAGCTTCATCCTCGGCCTCACCGGCTCCATCGGCATGGGCAAGAGCGCCACGGCGGCGATGTTCCGCGGCCGCGGCGTGCCGGTGCACGATGCCGACGCGACGGTGCACGCCCTCTATGCCGGGGCGGCGGTGGCGCCGGTCGAGGCCGCCTTTCCCGGCGTGACGGCGGCCGGCCGGATCGATCGCGACCGGCTCGCCGCCCGGGTGGTGGGCGACGCCGTGGCGATGCGGCGGCTCGAAGCGATCGTGCATCCCCTGGTGCGCACCGCCGAGGCCGCCTTCCTCGCCGCCCATCAGGCCGCGCCGCTGGTGGTCCTCGACATCCCGCTGCTGTTCGAGACCGGCGGCGAGCGGCGCTGCCATGCCGTGGCCGTGGTCTCGGCTCCGGCGGCGGTGCAGCGCGCCCGCGTCCTGGCCCGTCCGGGCATGACGGCCGAGCGCTTCGAGCGCCTGCTCGCCCGCCAGCTGCCCGACGCGGAGAAGCGCTGCCGCGCCCATGCGGTCATCGACACGTCGCGCGGCTTCGCCGCGGCGCAGGCGCAAGTGGACGACCTCGTCAGGGCTCTTGCCGGCCGCGCTCCGCCTCCCCTACCAAGGGGCGCGGAGGCAGCGTGA
- a CDS encoding pyruvate, water dikinase regulatory protein translates to MATRSFFHLHLVSDSTGETLITVARAVAAQYPGVSALEHVYPMVRTERQLEQVLAEIETAPGIVLHTLVEEQLAARLEQSCREAGCPSMPVLAPITHLFHAYLGVEILVRPGAQHTLNADYFRRIDALNYTMVHDDGQQSTDLDEADVVLIGVSRTSKTPTSIYLANRGIKTANVPMVPGIPLPPEVETLRRPLIVGLIASPERIVQIRENRVLSLSQRHDQTAYTDRVAVSEELAESRRLFARKGWPVIDVTRRSIEETAAAISGLLRDHRRAKIVET, encoded by the coding sequence ATGGCGACGCGCAGCTTCTTCCATCTGCACCTGGTCTCGGACTCCACCGGCGAGACGCTGATCACCGTCGCCCGCGCCGTGGCGGCGCAATATCCCGGCGTCTCCGCCCTCGAGCATGTCTATCCCATGGTGCGCACGGAGCGGCAGCTCGAGCAGGTCCTGGCCGAGATCGAGACGGCGCCGGGCATCGTGCTGCACACGCTGGTCGAGGAGCAGCTCGCGGCGCGCCTGGAGCAGTCCTGCCGCGAGGCCGGCTGCCCGTCCATGCCGGTGCTGGCGCCGATCACCCACCTCTTCCATGCCTATCTCGGGGTCGAGATCCTGGTGCGCCCCGGCGCCCAGCACACGCTGAATGCCGATTATTTCCGCCGGATCGACGCGCTCAACTACACCATGGTGCACGACGACGGGCAGCAGTCGACCGACCTCGACGAGGCCGACGTGGTGCTGATCGGGGTGTCGCGCACCTCCAAGACGCCGACCTCGATCTACCTCGCCAATCGCGGCATCAAGACCGCCAATGTGCCGATGGTGCCGGGCATCCCGCTGCCCCCGGAAGTGGAGACGCTGCGCCGGCCCCTCATCGTCGGCCTGATCGCCTCGCCCGAGCGCATCGTGCAGATCCGTGAGAACCGGGTGCTCAGCCTCAGCCAGCGGCACGACCAGACCGCCTATACCGACCGCGTGGCGGTGTCAGAGGAGCTGGCCGAGAGCCGCCGCCTGTTCGCCCGCAAGGGCTGGCCGGTGATCGACGTCACCCGCCGCTCGATCGAGGAGACCGCCGCGGCGATCTCGGGGCTGCTGCGCGACCACCGCCGCGCCAAGATCGTCGAAACCTGA
- the mnmE gene encoding tRNA uridine-5-carboxymethylaminomethyl(34) synthesis GTPase MnmE: protein MTATIAALSSGAGKAGVAVVRLSGPAVGAALRQIAGGAPTPRMAALRRLRGAAGEEIDRALVLFLPGPASFTGEDVAEFHVHGGRAVIAALIDTLTAIPGIRLAEPGEFTRRAVENGKLDLTAAEGIADLVEAETAGQRRQALRQAGGALERAASAWRAELTRALALLEAEIDFPDEEDVPALFAVATATATRLVGEVEAALAGAARGERLREGARIVIAGPPNAGKSTLLNALARRDVAIVSAIPGTTRDTIEVHLDLDGYPATLIDTAGLRQTEDPVEAIGVARALDRAGSADLVVWLSPADAPADPPDLAVPLLRVATKRDRIDSPPQRCDLAISALTGAGLETLTDRLAQAARAALEGGEAALVTRARHRRELEAMAVHLGRVAAADAATPVEFAAEDLRLAVRAIGRLTGSVDIDEIYDVIFRQFCIGK, encoded by the coding sequence ATGACGGCGACGATCGCGGCCCTGTCCTCCGGCGCCGGCAAGGCCGGGGTCGCGGTGGTGCGCCTGTCCGGCCCGGCGGTCGGCGCGGCGCTCCGGCAGATCGCCGGCGGCGCGCCGACGCCGCGCATGGCTGCGCTCCGACGGTTGCGTGGCGCTGCCGGCGAGGAGATCGATCGGGCGCTGGTGCTGTTCCTGCCGGGCCCCGCGAGCTTTACCGGCGAGGACGTGGCCGAGTTCCACGTGCATGGCGGCCGGGCGGTGATCGCGGCCCTGATCGACACGCTGACCGCCATCCCCGGCATTCGCCTGGCCGAGCCCGGCGAATTCACCCGCCGGGCCGTGGAGAACGGCAAGCTCGACCTCACCGCCGCCGAGGGTATCGCCGACCTCGTCGAGGCGGAGACGGCCGGCCAGCGCCGGCAGGCGTTGCGGCAGGCGGGCGGCGCGCTGGAGCGGGCGGCATCCGCCTGGCGCGCCGAGCTGACCCGGGCCCTGGCGCTGCTCGAGGCGGAGATCGACTTTCCCGATGAGGAGGACGTGCCGGCACTATTTGCCGTCGCCACGGCGACGGCGACACGGCTGGTCGGCGAGGTCGAGGCCGCCCTGGCGGGGGCGGCGCGCGGCGAGCGCTTGCGCGAGGGGGCTCGCATCGTCATCGCCGGCCCGCCCAATGCCGGCAAGTCGACCCTGCTCAATGCCCTGGCGCGGCGGGACGTGGCGATCGTTTCGGCGATTCCCGGCACGACGCGCGATACCATCGAGGTGCATCTCGACCTCGACGGCTATCCCGCCACGCTGATCGACACCGCCGGGCTGCGTCAGACCGAGGATCCGGTCGAGGCGATCGGGGTGGCGCGGGCGCTCGACCGTGCCGGCTCGGCCGATCTGGTGGTCTGGCTCTCGCCCGCCGATGCGCCCGCCGATCCGCCGGACCTCGCCGTGCCGCTGCTGCGGGTGGCGACCAAGCGCGACCGGATCGATTCGCCGCCGCAACGATGCGATCTCGCCATCTCCGCTCTGACCGGCGCAGGTCTCGAGACGCTGACCGACCGGCTCGCGCAGGCGGCACGGGCGGCGCTGGAGGGCGGGGAGGCGGCGCTGGTGACACGGGCGCGGCACCGGCGCGAACTGGAGGCGATGGCGGTCCATCTCGGCCGCGTCGCCGCCGCCGATGCGGCGACGCCGGTGGAGTTCGCAGCCGAGGACCTGCGCCTGGCGGTGCGCGCCATCGGGCGGCTGACCGGGAGCGTCGACATCGACGAAATCTACGACGTCATCTTCCGGCAGTTCTGCATCGGCAAGTGA
- a CDS encoding Maf family protein has product MSKVHPAEIRFVLASKSAIRAELLRGAGLEVEIVPANVDERGLEAAWSGAGPDVVARNLAQEKAVAVSLSCPGCLVIGADQTLALGAERFSKAADLLEARARLLRLRGRTHTLHSGFALARDGAVLRAGVASAHLTMRTFSEAFLDAYLARAGEAILTSVGCYQLEHLGVTLFEAIEGDYFTILGLPLLALLAALRQEGLIED; this is encoded by the coding sequence ATGTCGAAGGTCCATCCCGCCGAAATCCGTTTCGTCCTCGCTTCCAAATCGGCCATCCGGGCCGAGCTCCTGCGCGGCGCCGGCCTCGAGGTCGAGATCGTGCCCGCCAATGTCGACGAGCGCGGTCTCGAGGCGGCCTGGAGCGGCGCCGGCCCGGACGTGGTGGCGCGCAACCTGGCGCAGGAGAAGGCGGTCGCGGTGTCGCTCTCCTGTCCGGGCTGCCTCGTCATCGGCGCCGACCAGACCCTGGCGCTCGGCGCCGAGCGCTTCTCCAAGGCGGCCGACCTCCTCGAGGCGCGGGCGCGGCTGCTGCGGCTCAGGGGCCGGACCCACACCCTGCATTCGGGCTTCGCCCTGGCCCGCGACGGCGCCGTGCTGCGGGCTGGGGTCGCCAGCGCGCATCTGACCATGCGCACCTTCTCCGAGGCCTTCCTCGACGCCTATCTCGCCCGCGCCGGCGAGGCGATCCTCACCAGTGTCGGCTGCTATCAGCTGGAGCATCTCGGCGTCACCCTGTTCGAGGCGATCGAGGGCGACTATTTCACCATCCTCGGCCTGCCGCTGCTGGCGCTGCTGGCGGCGCTGCGCCAGGAAGGTCTGATCGAGGACTGA
- a CDS encoding shikimate dehydrogenase, with protein MRRACVIGYPVKHSRSPMIHGFWLAERGIAGSYGREEVAPEDFDRFVAGLADAGYAGGNVTVPHKAAAFRLAAVDDPVAMALEAVNTLWFEDGVLRGMNTDAAGFLANLDQEAPGWDGGLGKAAVLGAGGAARAIVHALLARGAERVVIVNRTLARAEELAARFGPRAVAAGWDEAASALDGAACLVNTTSLGMAGQPALDLDLAALPAGALVTDIVYVPIETPLLALARRRGHPVVDGLGMLLHQAVPGFERWFGERPAVTPALRALVLGDIMAHTA; from the coding sequence ATGAGACGAGCCTGCGTCATCGGCTATCCCGTCAAGCATTCGCGCTCGCCGATGATCCACGGCTTCTGGCTGGCCGAGCGCGGCATTGCCGGCAGCTATGGCCGCGAGGAAGTGGCGCCGGAGGATTTCGACCGCTTCGTCGCCGGCCTCGCCGATGCCGGCTATGCCGGCGGCAACGTCACCGTGCCGCACAAGGCGGCAGCCTTCCGCCTCGCAGCGGTGGACGACCCCGTCGCCATGGCGCTGGAGGCGGTCAACACGCTCTGGTTCGAGGACGGCGTGCTCCGCGGCATGAACACCGATGCCGCCGGCTTCCTGGCCAATCTCGACCAGGAGGCGCCGGGCTGGGACGGCGGGCTCGGCAAGGCGGCGGTGCTGGGCGCGGGCGGCGCCGCCCGGGCGATCGTCCACGCGCTGCTGGCGCGCGGGGCGGAGCGGGTGGTGATCGTCAACCGCACCCTGGCCCGCGCCGAGGAGCTCGCCGCCCGCTTCGGCCCGCGGGCCGTGGCCGCCGGCTGGGACGAGGCGGCATCCGCCCTCGACGGGGCGGCCTGCCTGGTCAACACCACCTCGCTCGGCATGGCTGGCCAGCCCGCGCTCGATCTCGACCTCGCCGCCCTGCCGGCCGGAGCGCTCGTCACCGACATCGTCTATGTCCCGATCGAGACGCCGCTGCTGGCGTTGGCGCGGCGGCGCGGCCATCCCGTCGTCGACGGCCTCGGCATGCTGCTGCATCAGGCGGTGCCGGGCTTCGAGCGCTGGTTCGGCGAGCGGCCGGCGGTGACGCCGGCGCTGCGCGCGCTCGTGCTCGGCGATATCATGGCGCATACGGCCTGA
- the rho gene encoding transcription termination factor Rho, translated as MRDIKLQDLKSKTPIEMLAFAEELEVENASSMRKQELMFAVLKQLASREVEIVGEGVVEVLQDGFAFLRSPDANYLPGPDDIYVSPSQIRKFGLRTGDTVEGIIRSPKDGERYFALLKVNTINFEDPEKAKHKVNFDNLTPLYPNRRLKLEIGEQGKKDYSARVIDVVAPIGMGQRALIVAPPRTGKTVLLQNIAQSITANHPECYLIVLLIDERPEEVTDMQRSVKGEVVSSTFDEPAARHVQVSEMVIEKAKRLVEHGRDVVILLDSITRLGRAYNTVVPSSGKVLTGGVDANALQRPKRFFGAARNIEEGGSLTIIATALIDTGSRMDEVIFEEFKGTGNSEIILDRKVSDKRVFPAIDITRSGTRKEELLVAPDILKKMYVLRRILNPMGTVDAIEFLLDKLRQTKVNADFFDSMNT; from the coding sequence ATGCGGGACATCAAACTTCAGGATCTCAAGTCCAAGACTCCGATCGAAATGCTCGCCTTCGCCGAAGAGCTCGAGGTCGAGAACGCCTCCTCCATGCGCAAGCAGGAGCTGATGTTCGCGGTGCTCAAGCAGCTCGCCAGCCGCGAGGTCGAGATCGTCGGCGAGGGCGTCGTCGAGGTTCTGCAGGACGGCTTCGCCTTCCTGCGCTCTCCCGACGCCAATTATCTGCCCGGCCCTGACGACATCTATGTGTCGCCTTCGCAGATCCGCAAATTCGGCCTGCGCACCGGCGACACGGTCGAAGGCATCATCCGCAGCCCGAAGGACGGCGAGCGCTATTTCGCCCTGCTCAAGGTCAACACGATCAACTTCGAGGACCCGGAAAAGGCCAAGCACAAGGTCAATTTCGACAATCTCACGCCGCTCTACCCCAATCGCCGCCTGAAGCTGGAGATCGGCGAGCAGGGCAAGAAGGACTATTCGGCCCGCGTCATCGACGTCGTCGCGCCGATCGGCATGGGCCAGCGCGCCCTGATCGTGGCGCCGCCGCGCACCGGCAAGACGGTGCTCCTGCAGAACATCGCCCAGTCGATCACCGCCAACCACCCGGAATGCTACCTCATCGTGCTGCTCATCGACGAGCGGCCGGAGGAAGTCACCGACATGCAGCGCTCCGTGAAGGGCGAGGTGGTGTCCTCCACCTTCGACGAGCCGGCGGCGCGTCACGTCCAGGTCTCGGAAATGGTGATCGAGAAGGCCAAGCGCCTGGTCGAGCACGGCCGCGACGTGGTCATCCTGCTCGATTCGATCACCCGCCTCGGCCGCGCCTACAACACCGTGGTGCCGTCCTCCGGCAAGGTGCTGACCGGCGGCGTCGATGCCAACGCCCTGCAGCGGCCGAAGCGCTTCTTCGGCGCGGCCCGCAACATCGAGGAGGGCGGCTCGCTGACCATCATCGCGACCGCGCTGATCGACACCGGCTCGCGCATGGACGAAGTGATCTTCGAAGAGTTCAAGGGCACCGGCAATTCCGAAATCATCCTCGACCGCAAGGTCTCGGACAAGCGCGTGTTCCCGGCGATCGACATCACCCGGTCCGGCACCCGCAAGGAGGAGCTGCTGGTGGCGCCCGACATCCTCAAGAAGATGTATGTGCTGCGCCGCATCCTCAATCCGATGGGCACGGTCGACGCCATCGAGTTCCTGCTCGACAAGCTGCGCCAGACGAAGGTCAACGCCGACTTCTTCGACTCGATGAACACGTGA
- a CDS encoding thioredoxin domain-containing protein: MPALPAHNLLDGETSPYLLQHKDNPVHWRSWGEAALQEARAAGKPILLSIGYAACHWCHVMAHESFENPAIAAVMNELFVNIKVDREERPDVDQIYMAALQALDQPGGWPLTMFLTSDGEPVWGGTYFPPEPRYGRPGFADVLRSVAAVFRDDRARIEQNRAALMAHLARPPRRGNAGLGRAELNQVALRLAGLIDPVHGGPRGAPKFPNASFLELVWRGGLRLDNPDLTGAVLRTLERICLGGIRDHVGGGFARYAVDERWLVPHFEKMLYDNAQLLELLTLAAAATGDRLYADAAAETVGWLQREMMAGDGRAFAASLDADSEGHEGRYYVWTPAEVEAVLGPGDAAWACRHFDIAAAGNWEGVSIPNRLETPPLDTAGADRWRGLRRRLLDRRLERIPPARDDKVLADWNGLMIAAVARAGRHFDREDWLALAMGAYRFVVESMTREGRLGHSWRAGRLLLPGLASDYADMVRAALVLAEITGEQAFLAQAAAWSDTLEIFYADPESGGYFLTASDATALVLRPRSALDEATPNANGVMAENLVRLAALTGEERWRERADRLLIGLAPQVEANVFGHASLLNALDLRLAGAEIVVTGADAGPLHAAALAAPFPIRTVLRVGAPEDLPAGHPARAMAADGPAAFVCAGMRCSLPLRRADEIAPAVRAMRA; the protein is encoded by the coding sequence ATGCCCGCCCTGCCCGCGCACAATCTCCTCGACGGGGAGACCAGCCCCTACCTGCTCCAGCACAAGGACAATCCCGTGCACTGGCGCTCCTGGGGCGAGGCGGCGCTGCAGGAGGCGCGCGCCGCCGGCAAGCCGATCCTGCTGTCGATCGGCTATGCCGCCTGTCACTGGTGCCACGTCATGGCGCATGAGAGCTTCGAGAATCCCGCGATCGCCGCGGTGATGAACGAGCTTTTCGTGAACATCAAGGTCGATCGCGAGGAACGGCCGGACGTCGATCAGATCTACATGGCTGCCTTGCAGGCGCTCGACCAGCCGGGCGGCTGGCCGCTGACCATGTTCCTGACCTCCGACGGCGAGCCGGTCTGGGGCGGCACCTATTTCCCGCCCGAACCGCGCTACGGCCGGCCGGGCTTTGCCGACGTGCTGCGCTCCGTCGCCGCCGTGTTCCGCGACGATCGGGCGCGCATCGAGCAGAACCGGGCGGCGCTGATGGCGCACCTCGCCCGCCCGCCTCGGCGCGGCAACGCCGGCCTCGGCCGGGCCGAGCTCAACCAGGTCGCGCTGCGTCTGGCCGGGTTGATCGACCCCGTCCATGGCGGGCCACGCGGCGCGCCGAAATTCCCGAACGCCTCCTTCCTCGAGCTCGTCTGGCGCGGCGGCCTGCGGCTCGACAACCCGGATCTCACCGGCGCCGTGCTGCGCACGCTGGAGCGCATCTGCCTCGGCGGCATCCGCGACCATGTCGGCGGCGGCTTTGCCCGCTATGCCGTCGACGAGCGTTGGCTCGTGCCGCATTTCGAGAAGATGCTCTACGACAACGCCCAGCTCCTGGAGCTCCTCACCCTCGCCGCCGCTGCCACCGGCGATCGTCTCTACGCCGATGCGGCCGCGGAGACCGTCGGCTGGCTGCAGCGGGAGATGATGGCCGGCGACGGCCGAGCCTTCGCCGCCTCGCTCGACGCCGATTCCGAAGGCCACGAAGGGCGCTACTATGTCTGGACGCCGGCCGAGGTCGAGGCCGTGCTCGGTCCCGGGGATGCCGCCTGGGCCTGCCGGCATTTCGACATCGCTGCGGCGGGCAATTGGGAGGGCGTCTCGATCCCGAACCGGCTGGAGACCCCGCCGCTCGATACCGCCGGCGCCGACCGATGGCGGGGCCTGCGCCGGCGCCTTCTGGACCGGCGGCTCGAACGCATCCCGCCGGCGCGCGACGACAAGGTCCTCGCCGACTGGAACGGGCTGATGATCGCCGCCGTGGCTCGCGCCGGCCGCCATTTCGACCGTGAGGACTGGCTCGCCCTGGCGATGGGCGCCTACCGTTTCGTCGTCGAATCGATGACACGGGAGGGTCGCCTCGGCCATTCCTGGCGCGCCGGCCGGCTTCTGCTGCCGGGCCTCGCCTCCGACTATGCCGACATGGTGCGGGCGGCCCTGGTCCTGGCCGAGATCACCGGCGAGCAGGCTTTTCTGGCCCAGGCCGCGGCCTGGAGCGATACGCTCGAGATCTTCTACGCCGATCCGGAGTCCGGCGGCTACTTCCTCACCGCCTCCGACGCGACCGCCCTGGTGCTGCGGCCTCGGTCCGCCCTCGACGAGGCGACGCCCAACGCCAACGGGGTGATGGCCGAGAACCTGGTGCGTCTGGCAGCGCTCACCGGAGAGGAGCGCTGGCGCGAGCGCGCCGACCGCTTGCTCATCGGCCTGGCGCCGCAAGTGGAGGCCAATGTCTTCGGCCATGCCTCGCTGCTCAACGCCCTGGACCTTCGCCTCGCCGGCGCCGAGATCGTGGTGACGGGCGCCGATGCCGGGCCTCTCCACGCCGCGGCGCTGGCCGCGCCCTTCCCGATCCGCACCGTGCTGCGGGTGGGGGCGCCGGAGGACTTGCCTGCCGGCCATCCCGCCCGGGCCATGGCGGCCGATGGCCCCGCCGCCTTCGTCTGCGCCGGCATGCGCTGCTCGCTGCCGCTGCGCCGGGCTGACGAGATCGCGCCCGCCGTCCGGGCGATGCGCGCCTGA